A window of Methanolobus sediminis contains these coding sequences:
- a CDS encoding cohesin domain-containing protein yields MMESDVNVSGAEMQLTYDPSLIEVVSIAEGNFFKQKGAKIMFSKGTIDNELGTVTNIYSVIMGDDMILDREAFATVTLQAKNNSGLANLEMKNVVITNSEGDKLPVTVTNAEIAVGDVELTTPKTDMETTAEEKSPKTGQNSALIAIMAMCCLYFIKRR; encoded by the coding sequence ATGATGGAAAGTGATGTAAATGTCTCCGGTGCAGAGATGCAACTTACGTATGACCCCTCACTGATAGAAGTTGTATCCATTGCAGAAGGTAACTTCTTCAAGCAGAAGGGAGCAAAAATAATGTTCTCAAAAGGAACTATTGATAACGAGCTTGGAACTGTTACCAATATCTATTCAGTGATAATGGGAGATGACATGATTCTTGACAGGGAAGCATTTGCGACCGTTACACTTCAGGCAAAGAACAATTCAGGACTGGCCAATCTTGAGATGAAAAATGTGGTAATTACCAACTCTGAAGGGGACAAACTCCCCGTAACAGTAACCAATGCAGAGATTGCAGTTGGTGATGTGGAACTAACCACTCCGAAAACTGATATGGAAACCACAGCTGAAGAAAAAAGTCCAAAAACCGGCCAGAACAGTGCACTAATAGCAATAATGGCAATGTGCTGTTTGTACTTTATTAAGAGGAGATGA
- a CDS encoding SAM hydrolase/SAM-dependent halogenase family protein encodes MSVITLTTDFGSLYPASMKGVILSINPDATIVDISHSVPPTDIRAGAFALYSVVKYFPPGTIHIGVIDPGVGSDRKAIIVKAGDQWFVGPDNGLLIPSARLLGAIEVYEIMEDGLSERISSTFHGRDIFAPAAAYLSNGKDVLEIARKTDDYVGMDFSGYTIEKQFIEATVVYVDDFGNIITNIPGEKILDEIEVGTLLSVSGRQMPFLNTYSGVSKWELVALIGSHGFFEIAVNQGSASRLLHLANGNSIRIGMSRS; translated from the coding sequence ATGTCAGTAATCACTCTTACTACTGATTTTGGCTCTCTTTATCCCGCATCCATGAAAGGTGTCATACTCAGCATAAATCCTGATGCTACAATTGTTGATATTAGTCATTCAGTTCCTCCCACTGACATCAGGGCAGGTGCTTTTGCTCTCTATTCTGTGGTCAAATATTTCCCACCGGGGACAATCCATATAGGCGTAATTGATCCGGGAGTAGGCAGTGACCGTAAAGCAATAATTGTCAAAGCAGGTGACCAGTGGTTTGTAGGACCTGATAATGGTCTTTTGATTCCCTCTGCACGTCTGCTAGGAGCGATTGAGGTCTATGAGATTATGGAGGATGGACTTTCTGAGCGTATCTCATCAACGTTCCATGGCAGGGATATCTTCGCTCCCGCAGCCGCATACTTATCAAATGGAAAGGATGTCCTTGAAATTGCACGCAAAACAGATGATTATGTGGGCATGGATTTTTCAGGTTATACAATAGAAAAGCAGTTTATCGAAGCAACTGTTGTTTACGTGGATGATTTCGGGAATATAATTACCAATATCCCTGGTGAGAAGATACTGGATGAAATTGAAGTAGGAACCCTTCTCTCTGTATCTGGCAGACAAATGCCTTTTCTGAACACTTATAGTGGAGTTTCAAAATGGGAATTGGTTGCATTAATAGGAAGTCATGGATTCTTTGAGATAGCTGTGAATCAGGGTAGTGCTTCACGCCTGCTTCATCTGGCTAATGGTAATAGCATAAGAATAGGAATGAGCAGGAGTTAA
- the thiC gene encoding phosphomethylpyrimidine synthase ThiC: protein MTIVTDAKNGKITEEMKIVAEKEGKDPEFIRRGIEAGRIVIPMTPYRDIKICGIGEGLTTKVNASIGASSDIVDLDMEVKKAQAAEAAGADTLMELGTGGDFLGIRKAVCDAISLPVGSVPLYQAFITAAKRDGSIVHMTEDDLWYATEEQAKLGTNFMAIHTGINNIVLDRLKSHGRYGGLCSRGGAFMSTWMLHNEKENPLYADFDYLCEILKEHEVTLSTGNGMRAGAVHDATDRAQVQELIINSECAEKAHDKYDLQVIVEGPGHVPLDQVEMNVKLMKAMSNRKPFYMLGPLVSDIGAGRDHIVTAIGASASAAAGCDFLCYVTPAEHLALPNLEDVVEGVKTSKIAAHVGDMVKYPDTARDVDLAMGRARAKLDWEAQYKLALDPELARATRDSRSPGDEDACTMCGDFCALKIVNQNYDLCK, encoded by the coding sequence ATGACAATAGTTACAGATGCAAAAAATGGTAAGATCACAGAAGAGATGAAGATCGTCGCCGAGAAAGAAGGCAAGGATCCTGAATTCATAAGGCGTGGTATCGAAGCAGGAAGAATTGTAATCCCAATGACACCATACAGGGACATCAAGATCTGTGGTATCGGTGAAGGCTTAACCACAAAGGTCAATGCATCCATTGGTGCATCATCAGACATTGTTGACCTTGACATGGAAGTAAAGAAAGCACAGGCTGCTGAAGCTGCTGGTGCAGACACACTTATGGAGCTTGGAACCGGTGGAGACTTCCTTGGAATCAGGAAAGCAGTATGTGATGCAATATCCCTCCCAGTAGGTTCAGTACCACTCTACCAGGCATTCATCACTGCAGCAAAGAGAGATGGTTCCATTGTCCACATGACAGAGGACGACCTTTGGTATGCAACCGAGGAACAGGCAAAGCTCGGTACAAACTTCATGGCTATCCACACAGGTATCAACAATATTGTCCTTGACAGGTTGAAGTCACACGGCAGATACGGTGGTCTCTGTTCCCGTGGTGGTGCATTCATGAGCACATGGATGTTGCACAACGAGAAGGAAAACCCACTTTACGCAGACTTCGACTACCTCTGTGAAATCCTCAAGGAACACGAAGTCACCCTTTCAACAGGTAACGGAATGCGTGCAGGAGCAGTCCACGACGCAACCGACCGGGCACAGGTTCAGGAGCTCATAATCAACTCCGAGTGCGCAGAGAAAGCACACGACAAATACGACCTTCAGGTAATCGTAGAAGGACCAGGTCACGTACCACTTGATCAGGTAGAGATGAATGTCAAGCTCATGAAAGCAATGAGCAACAGGAAACCATTCTACATGCTCGGTCCACTTGTATCAGACATTGGTGCAGGCCGTGACCACATCGTAACAGCAATCGGTGCATCAGCATCTGCAGCAGCAGGCTGTGACTTCCTCTGTTACGTAACACCAGCAGAACACCTTGCACTTCCAAACCTTGAAGATGTAGTTGAGGGTGTCAAGACATCAAAGATCGCAGCACACGTCGGTGACATGGTCAAATACCCAGACACAGCTCGTGATGTAGACCTCGCAATGGGCAGAGCACGCGCAAAACTTGACTGGGAAGCACAGTACAAACTTGCACTCGACCCAGAACTTGCAAGAGCAACCCGTGACAGCAGATCCCCAGGCGACGAAGATGCATGTACAATGTGCGGTGACTTCTGCGCTCTTAAGATCGTAAACCAGAACTACGACCTTTGCAAATAA
- the aglJ gene encoding S-layer glycoprotein N-glycosyltransferase AglJ, with translation MSNENVCILLPTLNEEATIGQVIRDFRSEGFDNILVIDGNSKDKTREIAEAEGARVVVQTGKGKGQAIKQAFELIEEDYVVMADGDGTNLAKDVHAVLGPVLEGKADHVMGNRLVDYEQGAFTRLNLFGNKVINKMFGMAYGVWLEDILTGYRAFNKKAIKSFELKKMGFEVESEITIDSVKKDLRILEVPTTYLARSSQGATKLNPLKDGFRIVSTIYKMAKLHNPMFYFGIIGGMLIVAGLIVGTYVVHQWLHGITRIPMTILTTLLVVAGFQMFIFGMLSDLMVALHRENMRMLRKISEKDDD, from the coding sequence ATGTCAAACGAAAATGTTTGTATTCTGTTGCCTACTCTGAATGAAGAGGCTACCATAGGTCAGGTCATCAGAGATTTTCGCTCTGAAGGCTTTGACAATATTCTTGTTATTGATGGTAATAGCAAGGATAAAACCCGCGAGATTGCCGAAGCAGAAGGTGCCAGGGTAGTTGTCCAGACCGGTAAAGGAAAAGGTCAGGCTATCAAGCAGGCATTTGAGCTTATCGAAGAAGACTATGTTGTCATGGCGGACGGTGACGGGACTAATCTTGCAAAGGATGTTCATGCTGTGCTAGGTCCGGTGCTGGAAGGTAAGGCCGATCATGTAATGGGCAACAGACTTGTGGATTATGAACAGGGAGCTTTCACAAGACTCAACCTTTTCGGTAACAAGGTAATAAACAAAATGTTTGGTATGGCTTATGGGGTCTGGCTTGAGGACATTCTTACAGGTTACAGGGCATTTAACAAAAAGGCTATCAAGTCCTTTGAGCTCAAGAAAATGGGATTTGAGGTCGAATCTGAGATCACAATAGATAGTGTGAAGAAAGATCTCAGGATACTTGAAGTCCCGACTACATATCTTGCCAGGAGTTCTCAGGGAGCTACAAAGCTGAATCCGCTAAAGGACGGTTTCAGGATAGTTTCCACGATCTACAAGATGGCCAAGCTTCACAATCCGATGTTCTATTTTGGAATAATAGGTGGTATGCTCATTGTAGCTGGTCTGATAGTTGGCACTTATGTCGTTCATCAATGGTTACATGGAATTACGCGCATTCCAATGACAATACTCACTACTCTGTTGGTAGTCGCAGGTTTCCAGATGTTTATTTTCGGAATGCTCAGCGACCTTATGGTTGCCCTTCACAGGGAAAACATGCGCATGCTCCGTAAGATAAGTGAAAAGGATGATGACTGA
- a CDS encoding TATA-box-binding protein translates to MSDYNIKIENVVASTKLAEEFDLTKIEAEFEGAEYNKQKFPGLVYRVSDPKAAFLVFTSGKVVCTGAKNVADVHTVIGNMAKKLNDIGIKTIEDPEITVQNIVASADLQAVLNLNAIAIGLGLENIEYEPEQFPGLVYRIDDPKVVVLIFSSGKLVVTGGKSPENCEQGVEVVRQQLDSMGLL, encoded by the coding sequence ATGTCAGATTACAACATCAAAATTGAAAATGTGGTCGCATCTACCAAGCTTGCTGAGGAGTTCGATCTTACAAAAATAGAAGCTGAGTTCGAGGGTGCAGAGTATAATAAACAGAAGTTCCCTGGTCTTGTCTACCGTGTTTCTGACCCAAAAGCCGCATTTCTTGTATTCACTTCCGGTAAAGTTGTATGTACCGGTGCAAAGAATGTCGCTGATGTTCACACTGTCATAGGTAATATGGCCAAGAAGCTTAATGACATCGGCATCAAGACAATCGAGGATCCTGAGATCACCGTTCAGAACATTGTTGCATCAGCAGACCTTCAGGCGGTCCTGAACCTTAATGCAATTGCAATAGGTCTTGGTCTTGAGAATATCGAGTATGAGCCAGAGCAGTTCCCTGGTCTTGTTTATCGCATTGACGATCCTAAGGTCGTAGTACTTATTTTCAGTTCCGGAAAGCTTGTAGTCACCGGCGGTAAATCACCTGAGAATTGTGAACAGGGTGTTGAAGTCGTAAGACAGCAGCTTGACAGCATGGGTCTGCTTTAA
- the scpB gene encoding SMC-Scp complex subunit ScpB: MSDKEVIEAALFAAGGALDATTLGRLIGKNKTKAIPVALELVKEYSERETGLEVLDLGERYVMQVKPKYTDDVRPLAPKELSAPMLRTLSMIAYHQPLVQSDLVDMRGNSAYDHIRELKERGFVEALPHGRTKILQTTSLFADYFGLESNDPELVKKKIIELSRVQSGQSGLNKWLGRRFIGVTPMYESLMQLCGIKEYKVINAYDPTEEELDELEDVYKLVISKGYLERVSKYYDGEIIEVSSTTFDDLIDSIKLLENVWDEDTASSSIESINELKERYVSRALVISKKVRPATEMVARIVSDLRLGVSSTGIVIAPDYGQSSEGVEVSEGADILIPTHRGMEGDLIERICSKYDAVIDGLKKLEDE, encoded by the coding sequence ATGAGTGATAAGGAAGTTATCGAAGCAGCTCTTTTTGCTGCCGGAGGCGCACTTGACGCTACAACTCTGGGCAGGCTGATCGGCAAAAACAAAACAAAGGCTATTCCTGTTGCTCTTGAGCTTGTGAAGGAATATTCGGAGCGTGAAACCGGCCTTGAGGTTCTGGACCTTGGCGAACGTTACGTTATGCAGGTCAAGCCCAAATATACTGATGATGTAAGACCTCTGGCTCCAAAGGAACTGAGTGCACCGATGCTTCGCACACTTTCCATGATTGCATATCACCAGCCACTTGTCCAGTCTGACCTTGTTGATATGAGGGGTAACTCTGCTTACGATCATATCAGGGAATTGAAAGAACGCGGATTTGTCGAAGCACTTCCTCACGGCAGGACTAAGATTCTGCAGACTACTTCTTTGTTTGCCGATTATTTTGGTCTGGAGTCCAACGACCCTGAACTTGTAAAAAAGAAGATCATTGAACTATCCCGCGTCCAGAGCGGACAGAGTGGTCTTAATAAATGGCTTGGAAGAAGGTTCATCGGGGTCACTCCAATGTATGAGTCCCTGATGCAGCTTTGTGGCATAAAGGAATACAAAGTTATCAATGCTTATGACCCGACTGAAGAAGAACTGGACGAGCTTGAGGACGTTTACAAGCTTGTTATTTCAAAAGGCTATCTTGAGAGGGTCAGTAAGTACTATGACGGAGAGATAATCGAGGTCAGCTCAACTACATTTGATGATCTTATAGATTCCATTAAGCTGCTTGAGAATGTCTGGGATGAAGATACCGCAAGTTCAAGTATTGAATCTATAAATGAACTCAAAGAACGTTATGTTTCTAGGGCCCTTGTAATCAGCAAGAAAGTCCGGCCTGCCACAGAGATGGTTGCGCGCATCGTCAGTGATTTGCGCCTTGGTGTTTCATCGACTGGAATTGTAATCGCTCCTGACTATGGACAATCAAGTGAGGGTGTTGAAGTTTCAGAGGGTGCTGACATTTTGATACCCACGCACAGAGGCATGGAAGGCGACCTTATAGAACGTATATGCAGCAAATATGATGCAGTGATTGATGGTCTTAAAAAACTCGAAGATGAATGA
- a CDS encoding ScpA family protein codes for MNEIAEDMEMVQAVDIAQIADVSLPCTIDPEFVETLRGLGVDEALLEFPEDVLSEPVEILMNLAKDGAINPWEIDIVNVTDMFLERIEVMQMLDLRISGRTLLYAAILLRMKSTGIVQEEEEDDCFDMFDAELDFYEVDEYPVPKLPIRRRATRPVTLQELIVELRKAEKVETRRKDRSVHRRIEERAVVTTDEVLGIAHEEDILGRVRDMGAMLEKSFEDCEFVILSDLMTDDRSENIMTYVSLLFLATEKKVWLAQKELFGELYVYPCNEACDIVNVTEAA; via the coding sequence TTGAACGAAATAGCAGAAGATATGGAAATGGTTCAGGCAGTCGACATTGCCCAGATAGCTGATGTTTCGTTACCATGCACCATTGACCCTGAGTTCGTTGAGACTTTGAGGGGTCTGGGTGTTGATGAAGCCCTTCTGGAATTTCCGGAAGATGTCCTCAGCGAACCTGTTGAGATTCTTATGAACCTTGCAAAGGATGGCGCTATCAATCCCTGGGAAATTGATATTGTAAATGTCACCGACATGTTCCTTGAGCGCATCGAGGTCATGCAGATGCTTGATCTACGTATTTCAGGCAGAACTCTCCTTTATGCAGCGATACTCCTGCGAATGAAATCAACGGGAATCGTTCAGGAAGAAGAGGAAGATGACTGCTTTGACATGTTTGATGCTGAGCTGGATTTCTATGAAGTGGATGAATATCCTGTTCCAAAATTACCAATCAGGCGCAGGGCGACCCGTCCGGTCACACTTCAGGAGCTTATCGTTGAACTGCGCAAGGCTGAGAAGGTGGAAACCCGCAGGAAAGACCGCAGTGTCCACCGCAGGATTGAAGAAAGGGCAGTTGTAACCACAGATGAAGTCCTTGGAATTGCACATGAAGAGGACATTCTTGGGCGTGTAAGGGACATGGGTGCAATGCTGGAGAAATCCTTTGAAGACTGCGAATTTGTCATCCTTTCTGATCTTATGACCGATGACAGGTCTGAGAATATCATGACCTATGTTTCATTATTGTTCCTTGCAACCGAAAAGAAAGTCTGGCTTGCCCAGAAGGAACTTTTCGGTGAATTGTATGTGTATCCATGCAATGAGGCTTGCGATATTGTAAATGTAACTGAGGCTGCGTGA
- the smc gene encoding chromosome segregation protein SMC, with translation MHIKELEFINFKSFGKKVKIPFFDGFTTISGPNGSGKSNIIDGILFVLGLSSSRTLRAEKLTDLIYNGEGSKKPDFAQVTIRFDNVDREMPFDADEISITRKIRETDSGYYSYFYFNGKAVSLTDVHNYLAKARVTPEGYNVVMQGDVTRIINMTAGERRKIIDEIAGVAEFDSKRDRALSELEIVRERVERVDIIIEEVGQQLEKLKTERDQALKYQSLKEEKMKFEGFVLLAKLKDAKVELTNVADDILAKEEVLAKLEVDLEAKRVAVDKLEQELEEMTLNIQRMGEDEQIQIKKDIEGIRGEVSRCMDTIEISEKEMEDVESRRRKAFVEIDEIKGKLEELDSKISEETMRKESILAEMSERKTERMLLQSKIADVDAKFAQTRDELSKLKSRLEAVKNEKNELMRQEDRLLDAQRRKSVEARDIESEIADAKSKAESSGSDTKSVEYDIDKLNEKIDALTKDMDDLEFSRSQLKVIVKEFEDELRKHENDYARIEVRVRAAEDHSKYSKAVDMVMNEKKHHGLPGIYGTIAELGSVDQKYSNALGIAAGGRMQAVVVENDEDAARAISFLKQRRGGRATFLPLNKMESRRPYKDLSDREGVIGYAIDLIDFDNKFEAAFWYVFRDTLIVDTLTNARRLMGGLRMVTLEGEVIEKSGAMVGGSQQQQSGLSFAASEKDKLVRIAEQITELDSKRSNAIKKLDQVEGHIAQINREIHEHDKEISKKQMQLEEIEGRGERLEQLIEAKSHELAEIEEARKQLRVEMDATLTKKQEQEELVVSLEKDIEVLEEKLEGSEVPELNRQAEQLDEEIRRLDGRVRDIESTLNALNLDRNYASNKIEENRELIKSMDEKKSTHKQRVSELKNKIAELEESLKEKQQREMELADELKELQQERARMHDEHVALKKEFDKFKGRFDEGNRQMMALNATKEALDEQVNDLAEEIQRRGIEETEEVPNYETVRTRIASIERAMERLEPVNMRAIDEYDEVEARLDELVSRRDTLSSEREQILERIKQYEQLKKDTFMETYNGINEPFKEIFHELSDGIGELVLDNYEDPFAGGLTLKAQPKEKTLQRLEAMSGGEKSLTALSFVFAIQQYRPAPFYAFDEIDMFLDGANAGRVAQRVKKAVKNAQFIVVSLRKPMIEAAERTIGVAMQENNITSITGVKLR, from the coding sequence GTGCATATCAAGGAACTTGAGTTTATAAACTTCAAATCCTTCGGGAAAAAGGTAAAAATACCTTTTTTTGATGGTTTCACCACTATTTCCGGCCCTAATGGTAGTGGTAAGTCTAACATAATAGACGGTATTCTCTTTGTGCTGGGTCTTTCAAGTTCCAGAACCCTGAGAGCCGAAAAGCTCACCGATCTCATATACAATGGAGAAGGCTCTAAAAAACCTGATTTTGCCCAGGTTACCATTCGTTTTGACAATGTTGATCGTGAAATGCCTTTTGATGCTGATGAGATCTCGATCACAAGGAAGATTAGGGAAACTGATTCCGGTTATTACAGTTATTTCTATTTCAACGGTAAGGCTGTAAGCCTTACTGATGTTCACAATTATCTTGCAAAGGCCCGTGTAACTCCTGAAGGATACAACGTTGTGATGCAGGGAGATGTCACCCGTATCATCAACATGACAGCCGGTGAGAGACGTAAGATTATAGACGAGATTGCCGGTGTTGCTGAATTTGACAGCAAGAGAGACAGGGCACTCAGCGAACTTGAGATCGTGCGTGAGAGAGTTGAAAGAGTCGACATTATCATTGAAGAGGTTGGTCAGCAGCTTGAAAAGCTAAAGACAGAACGTGACCAGGCTCTCAAATACCAGTCTCTCAAAGAAGAGAAAATGAAGTTTGAAGGCTTCGTTTTGCTGGCAAAGCTGAAGGATGCCAAGGTTGAACTCACAAATGTTGCTGACGATATTCTTGCAAAAGAAGAAGTCCTTGCCAAACTTGAAGTTGACCTCGAGGCCAAGAGAGTTGCTGTGGATAAGCTCGAGCAGGAACTTGAGGAAATGACCCTGAACATCCAGAGAATGGGTGAGGATGAGCAGATCCAGATCAAGAAGGATATAGAGGGCATCCGCGGTGAAGTTTCAAGGTGTATGGACACCATCGAGATCTCTGAAAAGGAGATGGAGGATGTAGAATCCAGAAGAAGGAAAGCTTTTGTAGAGATCGATGAGATCAAAGGCAAGCTTGAGGAACTGGATTCTAAGATTTCAGAAGAAACAATGCGTAAGGAAAGTATCCTTGCTGAGATGTCCGAGCGCAAAACTGAACGCATGCTTCTGCAAAGTAAGATTGCTGATGTTGATGCTAAATTTGCCCAGACCCGCGATGAATTGAGTAAACTGAAATCCCGGCTCGAAGCTGTGAAGAATGAGAAAAATGAACTCATGCGCCAGGAAGACCGCCTGCTTGATGCCCAGAGGAGAAAGTCTGTTGAGGCAAGGGACATTGAGAGCGAGATCGCAGATGCGAAGTCAAAAGCAGAATCTTCAGGTAGCGACACAAAATCCGTAGAATATGATATTGATAAACTCAATGAGAAGATCGATGCCCTGACCAAGGACATGGATGATCTTGAGTTCTCACGTTCCCAGTTAAAAGTTATTGTAAAGGAATTTGAGGACGAGCTTCGAAAACATGAGAATGATTATGCAAGGATCGAGGTTCGTGTCAGGGCAGCAGAGGACCACAGTAAGTATTCCAAAGCAGTTGACATGGTGATGAATGAGAAAAAACACCATGGTCTTCCAGGTATTTACGGGACGATTGCAGAGCTTGGCAGTGTTGACCAGAAGTATTCCAATGCGCTGGGAATTGCAGCCGGTGGACGTATGCAGGCTGTAGTGGTTGAGAATGATGAGGACGCTGCAAGAGCGATCTCTTTCCTGAAGCAGAGGCGTGGTGGTAGGGCAACTTTCCTTCCACTGAATAAAATGGAATCCCGCAGGCCGTACAAGGACCTTTCTGATAGGGAAGGTGTGATTGGCTATGCAATTGACCTTATTGATTTTGATAACAAATTTGAAGCTGCTTTCTGGTATGTTTTCAGGGATACACTTATTGTTGATACCTTGACGAATGCACGTCGCTTAATGGGTGGCCTGCGAATGGTTACTCTTGAAGGTGAAGTCATTGAGAAGAGCGGTGCAATGGTTGGAGGTTCCCAGCAGCAGCAGTCCGGTCTTTCCTTTGCCGCATCTGAAAAGGATAAACTTGTGAGAATAGCTGAACAGATCACCGAACTTGATTCCAAACGCAGCAACGCAATCAAGAAACTGGATCAGGTTGAAGGGCACATTGCTCAGATCAATCGTGAGATTCACGAGCACGATAAGGAAATCTCCAAGAAGCAGATGCAGCTTGAGGAGATCGAAGGTAGGGGCGAGCGTCTTGAACAGCTCATTGAGGCTAAGAGCCACGAACTTGCAGAGATCGAGGAAGCCCGCAAGCAGCTAAGAGTTGAGATGGATGCCACACTCACAAAGAAGCAGGAGCAGGAAGAACTTGTGGTTTCGCTTGAAAAGGACATTGAGGTCCTGGAAGAAAAACTTGAAGGTTCAGAGGTTCCTGAACTCAACAGGCAGGCTGAGCAGCTTGATGAGGAGATCAGGCGTCTGGATGGTCGTGTAAGGGATATTGAATCCACTCTTAATGCACTGAACCTTGACCGCAATTATGCATCTAATAAGATCGAAGAGAACAGGGAACTCATCAAGTCCATGGATGAGAAGAAGAGCACTCATAAGCAGCGTGTCTCTGAGCTAAAGAATAAGATCGCTGAACTTGAGGAATCTCTCAAGGAGAAACAGCAGCGTGAAATGGAACTTGCTGATGAGCTCAAGGAGTTGCAGCAGGAACGTGCCCGCATGCATGATGAGCATGTTGCATTGAAGAAGGAATTCGACAAGTTCAAGGGCAGGTTCGATGAGGGCAACAGGCAGATGATGGCTCTTAATGCAACAAAGGAAGCCCTCGATGAGCAGGTAAATGATCTTGCCGAAGAGATTCAGAGGCGTGGTATAGAGGAAACAGAAGAAGTTCCTAATTATGAGACTGTGCGCACAAGGATAGCTTCTATTGAAAGGGCAATGGAGCGCCTTGAACCTGTGAACATGCGTGCAATTGATGAATATGATGAAGTTGAAGCAAGACTTGACGAGCTTGTAAGCAGGCGTGATACTCTCTCATCTGAAAGGGAGCAGATTCTTGAGCGTATAAAACAGTACGAGCAGCTCAAAAAAGACACTTTCATGGAAACTTACAATGGTATCAATGAGCCATTTAAGGAAATATTCCACGAGCTTTCCGATGGAATAGGTGAGCTTGTTCTTGATAATTATGAAGACCCATTTGCAGGTGGTCTTACACTGAAGGCACAGCCAAAGGAAAAGACACTGCAGCGTCTTGAAGCGATGTCAGGAGGAGAGAAGAGTCTGACTGCGCTTTCATTTGTTTTCGCTATTCAGCAGTACAGGCCGGCGCCTTTCTATGCATTCGATGAGATTGACATGTTCCTTGACGGAGCAAATGCCGGAAGGGTTGCCCAGCGTGTGAAAAAGGCAGTTAAGAATGCACAGTTCATTGTTGTGTCCCTGAGAAAACCAATGATCGAAGCTGCAGAGCGCACGATAGGTGTTGCAATGCAGGAAAATAACATTACAAGTATTACGGGAGTGAAATTACGTTGA